One part of the Halopenitus persicus genome encodes these proteins:
- a CDS encoding ABC transporter ATP-binding protein yields MVPSATDEDEYVRSDAETVLRVDGVEKTFGGVTALDGVDLEVRDGEIVGLVGPNGAGKTTLFNCIMGEYDVDAGTVHLGDTEITNMNTPAIVQAGLSRMFQLARVFPELTVRENVLINQDHSGENMLTTLFRETDEEVVRRAEELIEFVDLTHLIDEQAGNLSGGQKKLLNLACTLLTDPDVVLLDEPTAGVNPNLVDDITESIIELNRERGTTFFVIEHDMDVVHEISDHVYVFATATNLTDGEPNAALNDPRVLEAYFGE; encoded by the coding sequence ATGGTGCCGTCGGCGACCGACGAGGACGAGTACGTCAGGTCGGACGCGGAGACGGTTCTCCGGGTCGATGGCGTCGAGAAGACCTTCGGCGGGGTGACCGCGCTCGACGGCGTCGACCTCGAGGTCCGTGACGGGGAGATCGTCGGACTCGTGGGACCCAACGGCGCCGGCAAGACGACGCTTTTCAACTGCATCATGGGCGAATACGACGTCGACGCCGGCACCGTTCACCTCGGCGACACGGAGATCACGAACATGAACACTCCCGCCATCGTGCAGGCCGGACTCTCCCGGATGTTCCAGTTGGCTCGAGTGTTCCCCGAGCTGACGGTCCGCGAGAACGTGCTGATCAACCAGGACCACAGCGGGGAGAACATGCTGACGACGCTGTTTCGCGAGACGGACGAGGAGGTCGTTCGGCGCGCCGAGGAGTTGATCGAGTTCGTGGACCTCACCCACCTGATCGACGAGCAGGCCGGCAACCTCTCGGGCGGACAGAAGAAGCTGCTCAACCTGGCGTGTACGCTGCTCACCGACCCCGACGTCGTGCTGCTCGACGAGCCGACTGCGGGGGTGAATCCGAACCTCGTCGACGACATCACCGAGTCCATCATCGAGTTGAACCGCGAGCGCGGGACGACGTTCTTCGTCATCGAACACGACATGGACGTCGTCCACGAGATCAGCGACCACGTGTACGTGTTCGCGACTGCAACGAACCTCACCGACGGGGAACCGAACGCGGCGCTGAACGATCCGCGTGTGCTCGAAGCGTACTTCGGGGAGTGA
- a CDS encoding ABC transporter ATP-binding protein, whose translation MAILDIENLHAGYGQHLVLKGVDAQAEEGDITLVMGPNGAGKSTLFKTIFGLLDPSEGSITFHGEDITGCTQEELLDLGMAYVLQRSALFEDMTIRENLEMGAYVADRNYDVDGKIEEIYDLFPILEERSNAKAGTLSGGQRQMVEFGRGLMLDPEFMLIDEPTAGLAPKIIDQVFERVQQINETGVTIFMIEQNIKTGLQYSDYAYVLDNGATRFHGPADTILDNPEIRDAYLSENVSYEGAE comes from the coding sequence ATGGCTATCCTTGACATAGAGAACCTACACGCGGGGTACGGACAACACCTCGTTCTCAAAGGCGTCGACGCACAGGCGGAGGAGGGCGACATCACGCTCGTGATGGGGCCGAACGGCGCGGGCAAGTCCACGCTGTTCAAGACGATCTTCGGACTGTTGGACCCCTCCGAGGGATCGATCACGTTCCACGGGGAGGACATCACCGGCTGCACGCAGGAGGAACTCCTCGATCTCGGGATGGCGTACGTCCTCCAGCGGAGCGCGCTGTTCGAGGACATGACGATCCGGGAGAACCTCGAGATGGGCGCGTACGTGGCGGACCGCAACTACGACGTCGACGGGAAGATCGAGGAGATCTACGACCTGTTCCCGATCCTCGAGGAACGGTCGAACGCGAAGGCCGGAACGCTCTCGGGCGGCCAGCGGCAGATGGTCGAGTTCGGCCGCGGGCTGATGCTCGATCCCGAGTTCATGCTCATCGACGAGCCGACCGCCGGGCTCGCGCCGAAGATCATCGACCAGGTCTTCGAACGGGTCCAACAGATCAACGAGACGGGCGTGACGATCTTCATGATCGAGCAGAACATCAAGACCGGCCTGCAGTACTCCGATTACGCCTACGTGCTCGACAACGGGGCGACCCGGTTCCACGGGCCGGCGGACACGATCCTCGACAACCCGGAGATCCGGGACGCGTACCTGAGCGAGAACGTCTCCTACGAGGGCGCGGAGTAG